In Apium graveolens cultivar Ventura chromosome 10, ASM990537v1, whole genome shotgun sequence, the following are encoded in one genomic region:
- the LOC141690327 gene encoding uncharacterized protein LOC141690327 — protein MPQPQPPNEFFWPKKRTKKKKRKPNELSAEASRPLWPDVHQILVTVDGDIVYFQHVYHNEPKLESRRKSAFGPEVHQLHVTVDVEHNVACENIHYDNNPIPGPPRMWEAKQGVNQLLVTLDGDQYVSFQNVYDNQHIKISGQGQIRAPRWDVYRLLITVDGEEDFISHRKYVNENETVSKPVPKPPPLPKPKKQEKPKDFGKGKIKEEKKEEKKDGKKDGDGPYRNYMAPTYAYASAPWQRHPPSRPPVLSPPAPPPLPWKRTGLRRPSAFYLWEEQREKYVNICVPLYNAALKGNWHAAEAILNDHPEVINMSITKRQDTVLHIVASTKHTHFAQKLVDRMEVKDLELQNRDEETALCAAVASTVEMVDVLLSRNNGLLKIRKNGDLPFICAVFCSNKEMVRHIYSKTNLVDQSWTYSDKKRILQSCVAFGLLDIAVEIFNKYKEKQIPTIDTLALGSLAYNPSAFDGTEQPVIRRLVNTILPGSRKGPVDDCKAAELLRIMLGEIVKEEKVLNEISGKSKRNGVHGLQFAAARLGNHKFIIEILRLCPDLTWETDYSKHTIFHIAVLHRQENVYSLLSEFGSKKLATIDRHGNNILHLAAKLPAQGRLNIVSGAALQMQRELMWFKEVETRLNSIDRMKVNDQGMTPQELFTHEHAQLMANGESWMKQTSAQCMVVAALIATIMFAAAFALPGGYDQNSGRPIHTKKSAFIVFVVTDAVSLCTSTASLLMFLAILTARYTETNFLISLPMKLMVGLVTLFISIANMMIAFSASFFLLYTESKKWMPVLVSILAGLPVILFAALQYRLLFDVIRTTLNSRHLFRPKNRMLY, from the exons ATGCCTCAACCGCAGCCACCAAATGAATTTTTTTGGCCAAAGAAAAgaacaaaaaagaaaaaaagaaaaccAAATGAACTTTCAGCAGAGGCTTCGCGACCATTATGGCCGGATGTTCATCAAATTCTCGTTACAGTAGATGGTGATATCGTTTACTTTCAACATGTTTACCATAATGAACCGAAACTGGAATCGCGACGGAAGTCGGCGTTCGGGCCTGAAGTTCATCAACTACATGTAACTGTAGATGTTGAACATAATGTTGCTTGTGAAAATATTCATTATGATAATAATCCTATACCAGGTCCGCCACGGATGTGGGAGGCTAAGCAGGGTGTTAATCAACTCCTTGTTACATTGGATGGAGATCAATATGTTTCATTTCAAAATGTTTATGATAATCAACATATCAAAATTTCCGGGCAAGGGCAAATAAGGGCACCGCGATGGGATGTTTATCGACTTTTAATCACGGTTGATGGTGAAGAAGATTTTATTAGTCATCGTAAATATGTTAATGAAAATGAAACCGTATCAAAGCCAGTGCCAAAACCTCCACCATTGCCCAAGCCAAAGAAACAGGAGAAGCCAAAAGATTTTGGGAAGGGGAAGATAAAAGAAGAGAAGAAAGAGGAGAAGAAAGACGGAAAAAAAGATGGTGACGGACCATATCGTAACTATATGGCACCGACCTATGCATATGCAAGTGCACCGTGGCAGCGACATCCACCCTCGAGGCCACCAGTGCTGTCCCCACCAGCGCCACCGCCACTGCCATGGAAGCGGACCGGTCTAAGAAGGCCTTCCGCGTTCTATCTCTGGG AGGAACAAAGAGAGAAGTACGTGAATATATGTGTTCCTTTGTACAATGCGGCGCTTAAAGGCAACTGGCATGCTGCTGAAGCAATTCTAAATGACCATCCTGAGGTGATAAACATGAGTATTACTAAGAGACAAGATACTGTTCTTCACATTGTAGCATCAACAAAACACACTCACTTTGCCCAAAAGCTGGTGGACAGAATGGAAGTTAAGGACTTGGAACTTCAAAACAGAGACGAGGAAACAGCTCTCTGTGCAGCTGTAGCTTCAACTGTCGAAATGGTTGACGTTTTGCTGAGTAGGAATAACGGGCTTTTAAAGATACGTAAAAACGGTGACTTGCCATTCATATGTGCGGTTTTCTGTTCGAACAAAGAAATGGTGAGACATATTTATTCCAAGACTAATCTGGTTGATCAAAGCTGGACTTACTCCGACAAAAAACGTATACTCCAATCTTGCGTTGCTTTTGGCCTACttg ATATTGCAGTAGAGATCTTTAATAAGTACAAGGAGAAACAAATTCCGACTATAGATACACTTGCATTGGGGTCCTTGGCGTATAATCCCTCTGCATTTGATGGAACAGAGCAACCTGTCATTAGAAGACTTGTGAATACAA TACTCCCTGGATCAAGAAAAGGACCAGTAGATGACTGTAAAGCGGCTGAATTACTCAGGATAATGTTGGGAGAAATTGTCAAAGAGGAGAAAGTACTGAATGAAATTTCTGGCAAGTCAAAGAGAAATGGTGTACACGGGCTTCAATTTGCAGCTGCTAGATTGGGCAACCACAAATTCATAATCGAGATCCTTAGGTTGTGTCCTGACCTCACATGGGAAACAGATTACAGCAAACACACGATATTTCACATTGCTGTATTGCATCGTCAGGAGAATGTGTACAGCTTATTATCTGAGTTTGGCTCAAAGAAGCTGGCGACAATCGACAGGCATGGAAATAATATTTTACATTTAGCAGCCAAGTTGCCTGCACAAGGCCGACTAAATATTGTTTCTGGAGCAGCTCTTCAAATGCAAAGAGAACTGATGTGGTTTAAG GAAGTAGAAACAAGGCTTAATTCAATTGATAGAATGAAGGTGAACGATCAAGGGATGACTCCCCAAGAATTATTCACTCACGAGCACGCACAATTAATGGCCAACGGAGAAAGTTGGATGAAGCAAACATCTGCTCAGTGCATGGTTGTTGCTGCGCTTATAGCTACAATTATGTTTGCAGCTGCTTTTGCTTTACCTGGTGGTTACGATCAAAATAGCGGGCGCCCAATACACACGAAGAAGAGTGCGTTCATCGTGTTTGTGGTAACAGACGCCGTGTCATTATGCACTTCCACAGCTTCCCTGCTCATGTTTTTGGCAATTCTCACTGCACGTTATACAGAAACCAATTTCTTGATATCTTTACCTATGAAATTGATGGTTGGACTCGTAACACTTTTCATCTCCATTGCTAATATGATGATCGCCTTCAGCGCCAGCTTCTTCTTACTTTACACCGAAAGTAAGAAATGGATGCCTGTACTAGTCAGCATATTAGCTGGTCTGCCTGTTATTTTATTTGCTGCGCTACAATATCGTTTACTTTTTGATGTGATTCGTACAACATTGAATTCCAGGCATCTGTTTAGGCCTAAGAATCGTATGCTCTACTAG